The genome window ATGATATTACACCACTGAATACAGCCGACACAATCAAGTTGTGGTATTTGTTATAGACAAAGTACATTCCCGCAGCACAGAAACCAGCTGAGCTAGTAGCGAAGATCAAGAAGAATTTTCTTCCCAATATGTCCATAAAAAGTACCGCAATTAAATTTGCTGGTAGTGCCGAAGCCAACGAGATTAATGACTCCAAAAATACTGAGCTTGGAATGGTTGAAGAACACATGTCGCCATCAATGCCAACTCCTTGACTAACCACAAACTCTGTTACTTCGCAAACGCCCGCTTGTTGTCCTGGATGGCTGCGACTGAACTCATCGAATCGATTGAACAATTCCGGGAACCACATCATAAGACCGTAGTAGCCAATGTGGAATGTAAAGTTGATGGTGATCGAAATGATTGTGAATTTTAGAATTGGGAACTGGAACAATTCCTTGCTGTTGTCCTTCATATCAGTCATCATCCGTGCATATTTGCCTTTCAGTGAATTGGCATTCTCCTCCAGTTCCGCTTTCAGCTTATCATCAATAATAATCTCCTTCACAGGATATTCTTCACGCGGTTTACCAGTATTTGTGACGAAAATTCCACGGAATATAGACAATGCTTCGTCTATTCTGCCCTGTGACAAGAGGAATTTCGGGGATTCAGGCAAGTAGAATAGTAGACCAGCTACTAGGAATGATGGTGCTGCGCACACCAACAGGAAGATACGCCATGAGTTGTAGACAAAGTATGGTGTTACGAAGCCAATTCCAGTGGGGATGATTAACCAGGCAAGACCGGCGACAAATAGATTACCAAATGTCCAGAAGGCAGCCATGAAACTCAACATAGAACCACGTTTAGCTTTCGGTTGAAATTCAGCAAAGTAAGACCATATCACAGGACCGGCACCACCAAGTCTAAAAAGATAGATTTGTAATTAAAATGGGAAGGCTAGAAATAGCTATTGTGGCACAATTGGGAATACCTTTATAAATTACTTCAAGTTTCTTTTGAAAGAGGAGGCAAGTCTGAATAGCTTCCTTCAACCTTCAAAATGTAGAAAGTGATCAAGCTCCAAAGAAAAGCATTTTCCGTTTGCGGCAAGAATATTTTTTCTATGACAAATACTGTATTTCTGGAACCAGCTGTTCCCTTCTTTCAGTGTTTTTACTCTCTCaatctaaaaataataaagaggggaacagttggttcccgaaatacggtttAAAGGCACTATAGAGGCAAaatcactgaagaaggggaaatttggttcccgaaatacggtatcTAAAAGAATATCTTAACCAGAAACGGAAAGTCCTATCCTTTTCCAACTCTGGACATTCTGTTTCGAGCACTCGACCCTCAAGGAAATggtttgaaattataaatttcccaAATGTAATCCATAAAAAATGATAGAAATACTTACGCGGCACCATTTAAGAAACGGAATATCATGAAAGTTGCAAAATTCTGTGAAAATGATGATGCAACTATACATAAACCATTCATGAATGATATCACGATTAAAACTTTTTTGCGGCCTATCGCATCAGCTATACTGCCCCATAGGTAGGCGCCGGACATCATACCAATAAAGATGATTGAATTCAACCAACCCTTGGTTTGCGTATTTAATTCGAGATCGCATTGGGCCGACGGGAGAATGAACGACATCGAGATGACGTCCATCTCCTCGCTGGTACTGACTAGACCGCATATTAACAGTAATAAATAATGGAAACGTCCGTAACCAGTTAATTCAATGGCTCCCTCGAAGTCAGCCCTTGTGCAGTTTGATGCTTTCTCCAAGTCATATTTTATGTCCTTTTCATTTGGTACAAGTGATGATGGTTGAAGAATTTGAGAATTTTTTCTATCGATATCTTTGGCTTTTATGCCGTTCTGTTGTCGATCGTCTTTTACATTACAATCTGAAAAGATAGAAAACAGCAGTTAGTTCATcaattttatctgaaatttgAAACTCAAAGTAAAGTAAGTGAATTTTACTTATTTCATGGCCTTTCACTTTCATTCTCTATTTACTTGCTGGCTCTCTCGTTTATAGACTAAGGTAATTAATTCGTTTTATAGTGAGGAAGAATCGGGTAATGCCCATGTGGCTGCAATTAAATTATTGTAGGCACTCGTATTACGGCCTGAAGTGCACACACTCGCCATTAATAAAACAACAATGGAGAGCGCATTGTAGGGGTCGGGACGTAGATTAGTAAATCTAGATTGTGGTAATCCACCAAGCGACTATTATGCTCTAAATACACAAGGGCAGATGTACTTTAGTCTCAATGAAGTTATTTTGGAGGTTTTaccaaatgaaaaagaaaagtgtTCTTTTCTTCCGTGGGAAACTCAGAAAGCCCATGTATGCTATACATTATTTTTTATCACCATTAGTTATTAGATACTAGGGGTTAGGAAATATCTCCTCAAAACCCGCCAGGTGCGTCGAAGCCAAGAGATAATCAGAAAGCCCCAATCCAAAGTATTGAGACCCTTTTTGATATGTGCATGACCTCAGCGATAAATCCTGTCGTGAACACAGCCTCTGGGATATCGGACGATCTCTCCCCACTTAGTATAACCAAGGTTGCGTGTTTATAGAGGTGAATGACCGCGAGGGCTATCAATTGTCGCCATACTCGTGGGATCACATCAAGACCAATTTCTGAAATCTCACAATTAAAAAAAGGGCCAAACCAGGAACAGGAACATGTGAAGAGAGTCGGGATGGTGGGGCCGAATCAAACTGTAAGTTACCATGGAAACTAAATATCAGTAAACTAAAGTGCACCGGGAATGGATAACGATTTTAAGGCTTCCTTTAAACAATCAATAGTTGCAAACGTTCCGAAGATAACATCCAAATACGGACACCTTAGATACTCGTGGAcagaaattattacaaaaaacgaAACTCCAGACCCAGAAACCAATACGGAAGAAGAGAAGAATAAGAATATTCCAGTGCAGAGCTTCGGAAACCAGCGATTTTTAGGACAAGGCAGACGGGCTCGCAGTTATCGATACCCACCGACCATAGTATCTCTGCAACTGGAAACTTGGCGAGGCTGGCATCTAATACCGCAAGGAATCACAGTAGAGTAGAACTTAACTTCATTTCAGGAAAATGCGCCAAACTTTCGTCAGTCAAGATTTGTTATAGAAGCcccaagcactcaggccatccCCGGAGATCGCTTATTCAATGGCCTCTCGCTGGTGGTATTGCAGGCctttgcgaatctgagaacattctccagacccagagagtgtgcagattgttCGTCAAAAAAACCTTACCGAGATATCatcgtctgagatctgatgaAGTGCAGGACCATCTTTCTTCatcctcatattggctgcacatagctgagaccaccactccaattttttccatatgataGTTTAGGAGCAGTGTCCCCTTAAAAGCCCTACTGGGGTTTTTATGTCCTACTTtttaaggaacaacaaaaatgctgcaGAAGCTTAAACTCCACGTTTCGACTGGGCGAATCTTTGAATAGcactcttcagagcagaatcCACAGTGAATGGACGGATGCCAAAGCTGGCACTGACCCCACCATTGTTGATCCAAACCCttagcgagccagtctgtcagcttcctcattatcagcgatgttCGAATCCCCTAGCattcacatcagaaatgtttcattTAGTCAGCTATGTTTTAGTAGCAACTGATAGCAACTAAAcaacaactggcttgatatgccaTTGTTGTTTAGTCCTGATaacgctgcccgactgtcggaacaaattCAAACGGTATGACCTGATCCtaccatttttttcttctgctgccaatgtcATATATCTACGGCTGGAATATCGTCTATTTTCAGAGATAAGGTCAGATCCATAATCGGGTTGCTCGAGTACACCCCTACAACCGATTCGCTTTCCGTGACTTacacgtcggtgaagattatttgtctgCAATCCCAAAAGACTTGTGACCATTTATCAACCATTCCTCTCTTTTGGTAATTACGAAGGAGTAGGTTTTTTCAAAGGCGCAGATAGACACTTAACCGTATGATCTGCCGCCTTTCCACACAAATAGTAACAAACCTATATGCATTGATTTGACCTATGTCAGTGCATCCCTGACTCGTCAGGTCAGGTCATAGTCTAGTAGGTGAGTAAACAACCAATGACTCTCTAGTCATTATTCTCGACATTTATAACGactatgaggatgatccagcccagaaagtctataaggacgatatctatggtagacagccaagacgaggcaaaccctgcctgagatggagcgatggcttcgACCAGGAAGTcaggcagtttttagggatatcgaattggtggacctcggcgcaggtAGATTTAGAGCAGATGCcagttgttccgccgttgatgatgattttggtgACGATTAATAGATAGCTGTCCCAACAACCTGAAAAGTAGTGGAAATTAACCGTCCAGGTCCGCTGGCATGTAAGCgcagctccactgaagtgttcTGTAGGCACGAGCTTGTATATTTCTAGCTAGCCAGGTTCGgaaatttgaatgaatgaaCGAAGGAAAtgaaggcattcttctgtttcgaGATTAGTGGAAAACCAAGATATTGGGAGATGGTCCATTCCAAAAGTAAACATTGGCTAAGGCAACACAGTTGAAGATTCGGCTAGTGCCTTATGCGTGTATTTTTGACATGTAAGATGCTTGTAAGTCGACCGTTCATATCTTTAAAACCGCATTGAATAATCAAAAATATTGGtacaaattttgtttttgtaaacTTTTGGTTCATGTGGCTGCTTTTGCGACCTGGTTTGCCCAGACTCCtcttaatatatatatttatatgtttcTCGTGCTTTTGCACTCTAGCATAGGTAATTATCCTTCGCGACGTAATAAGGCAAGGCCTCTATCCAAAATTGAACTGCTGAACGCAGAGCATAATTAGCAGATGTTGCTGCTGTTATCTCATTCCTTTTGGTCGGGACCAGCATACGTACGAATAGCAGCCAAAATATGATCATGCATTCCCTAATAGTTCTCTACCAGAACACATGTGCACTGTCTGACTAGTTCCAAGTATGTAAACTTGGAGAGCATCGAGAACTACTGTCGCTCTGACATTTTCAGCATTATATCTGGAGTATAAGCTGACCAGGTCAATATAAAAAACATTAAAACAGCCAGTTTttgatgtttttcagatttcacAGTTTCCGATAAAGCCCTAGATTTGTCAAGTCATTTTAGTCCAAAAAATCCACAAACGGAATCTATTCAAGGTTTTATTTAAACTCCTTGTGTATACCTAGGGAGCAATCGTGGGTCCAGGCGATCACCTCGATTATCAGCTCCTCCAGGTTATAAAGGCTGTTGTTCCTATACCAAATTCTTGATATTATGCACACGAATCCCTGAAGCTTCAATTCCAATTCCAAGCTCAATTTTTAACTCGCATTTATACTCCTCTACAAATTGCAATAAAGGCCCGTATTTTCAAGGATTCCTGAGTACAAGACTACGAGCCCAAAGACAGAGAATAAAATGACAAGTTTTAAGGGTATTCAAAcaaagaaattgaaaagaaaaccaaGATTGGAACCGAGTAGCAGAGacaaatcttagttttgacggtGGTTCCAATAGAGAAAAGAGCAGAAGCATAAagaagtactcattcacagaaaGTATTCAAACGAAAAACCTGGATCAAGGGGCTGCGAAGAGCAACCCATTGTCGCCTCGGTGGCTGTAGGATAGGCGACTAGAGGCCAAAAAAATCTCTGGTTGCTATATAGATTAGCCCAAGGTTTTTGACAGCGTCCGCATTAAGCCGAAATTAAACTTTTTGGTGACAGTGATGGAAGAAAAGCGTATTACCTTGTCGGTATACTCATCTGAGGGTACTAACTCCTGAtacacttagatgacatcaagttataTAATGGAACTGATGATTGTCTTAAAAATTTGTTGCAACTAGTACAGATATATGATATTGGGATGGAATGTGGTCTAGGAATTCCACTTGCTCGAGTTCCAATGCTCCAGTTGGTGATTTCAAGGATGTTCTGCTGTTAGAATTCCTATGACGTGTGAAGCTGGAGCCTAAATCGTATCTCTTGAGgaataataaaataagcgcacttaATTTGCTCGTTATCACTTAACTAGCATATGCCATGGAGGAAGACCGATCTGTAAAAAGTCCAGCGGTGGATACTACTACAACgctattccgaatgcataactCTAATTCTGCCGAGTGGAAGAACCTGCTTTGTTACATCAAAGGACGCGATTGCGGCACAACATCTCCGTCAAGTCGATGCGCTACGAACTTATTGGTACTAAAAGGAGCAGACGAGTCCGTTATCCTTTGTGTCAAGTTAATTCCCACCtaagttgcaaacgcagagctgtatgccaccaggcgcgtgtcatgggttgcggataatggcaTGGCCCCCCACCTCCCCTCCCAACATCTGTTcgaatcaagttaataatagtttattttggaaatttattgggAAACCCTAGGAGTACAAAAACTGTACAGTACAAGACCTCTTTCTTTCGATGAGTTAAACATTGCTTCAAGTGGTCCATATTTAGATGAAGGACCACACTTCTTTGGACCATAAGGCTTCCGCACTATCTCTTCCTTCTTATTAGCGttttttatttggaaatatATTACTTACTCTCAGAATTTTTTGGATCGGTATCACTTTCTACCATTCTATGTAGACGACTTTGATTGGTTTACTTCCCCTTCGTACGAAgttaaaacaaatacaaatagtAGTTTAGTTTGACTTTTGAAAATTCCTTTTACTGCTATATAACAACGCTGTTTTTATCGATCTGCAAAAGAAGAAAACACAGTTTAGTAATATATAAGACGATTTAATTTACAATAATTAAAGACATTAATCTATGGTCTAAGGAGGGGCCGAACTACCAAAGAAAGCACTATATGAACGCTCCGTGGACTCATCCTCCGCGTAAATGATAGAAGGTTTTATATTTGCAGTTCATTTAGAGGTCGTTCGGCTAAACTCTCAAACGCTATATTAgggttaattaattttaaacggTCTGCTGTGCTATATATGGAACAATAATAACGATGACGATGTGGATGGAGATGATGATGACTGTGGCGATGGCGGTAATGTTGATGGTGATCATAAAACCCAACGCAGATTGATTGATTAATAAAAGACAACTGGAGGGAAGTTGACCAATTGAAAAGTATACATATCTCGATATATTGGAAGCATGAGTATttaataattcatttaattGGTGAAATTTACATATGAAAACAATAGATACATGACAAGTTTTGTTTGCTAACTCGGTATAATTTGATATTGGTGAAAGAAAATGTATAATAATTTTTTCCTGTTTACAAATAATGTTCAACTTCAAAACTTCAATTCTATTTTGGTATCACGAGCAGACTAATGAACCTCATGCTGAAGATAATGCACAAGCTCTATATGTATTATATAAGCTTTCAGATTTGTCTAAGTACTCGTCATTTAGACGTAACCCCACGGGGTTCTTAAGGccaaattgattttgtgaccacaatcagagccccgctgtgacaagcaacaacggtaccaatctTTACAGACAGCATTCACatcggtggatgcaagacctccCTAAATTTCCTCCAAATCAAGGAATACAGCATCCGAGTTGTACACACAACTCCGCAttcgaggcccgaaggtatcTTGTCCGCTTGGGCGTAACTACAACTTTCACTGAGGGCTGAGAAAACATGCCCCAGGAgttctcctgagacatatgaactcaGAAGGCTATccgggttcccatggtaccagataacttttGGTGTGGTATcctggccgaagccacttcagatgagtccccgtgcagactaggATCTGATCGCTCTAATTGAGCCTTGGAGTAGTGCGGCTACGGTTACTTCGGCTACTGCTTCACAACTAGGAAGTCAAAGTGGCTGTCGCGTTTCCTGGTGCCACTTGGTTTTTATTcaaccgacagggttgctggcCCGTCTTCCTCCTCGCCACCTTACAACACCCTAAGGGAGAGGCAGAAATTCACCCTTTTTGTAAAAATTCGCACCCACTGAAACAACAACCCACTACTATGGAGATGGCCAAGCTCCATTTCAGCATCACACCACACTCGTCTTGATTGGTTGTACGATTTTGTTCTGACAAAGACAAGATCTGCATgcagtcacgaggctttcaaatcaccatccagcgtatcaagccaccgttgctttggCCGGTTCAATGTAACATCTGCGTtcctattaccgcaagacgccgttcattgctttTTAATAGTCGGTTAACATTCAGAAGTAGTGATAGGACGGTTGATATGTCAATCACGAAGAacgtcagttgtggaacgcaatGTCATCTGGGCTGCGCTAAtacgtgaagaaatttcataacgcaattcactAGTCGCGGATAACATTGCTCCGAGATATTTATCGAGCTTCGAAAACAGCCTCTGCGTCGTCCACTGAGCGAATGAGCGATGAGAAAACCAGATGAGCCCAGTCTTAACATCGAGCTCTAAATTGGGCGTTTTGTTATCTCTGATTCTTCTACAAATCCCTACAAGTAGCTTCTGTAAGGATGGTGAAAATATATGCTGCTTTAAAATTCTACGGTTCCTTTTTCGCTGGGGAAACAACACCGCTAATATATTGGGAAGTGATAAGCTGTTCTCCAACCCACAGCTTGCTTTGCTTGGCGGTGTGTATAGCTACTACCCAGAAGATTCACATATGATTCTCGTAAATCTGATCAAAAAGATAAAGTTTTcttgctcgaaaacatgcatgaTCTACACTCAATTTGCGAGCACTCACCGCATGAGCTAATGTTGGGTCGATGAAAAAGGCCAATATTAGCTGATGTTTCTGAGCTACTTGTTTTGgacttttccttcttttcgttCTAACtctcttttcaacttttccaaatTTGAGGGGCCACCATTTGCACCATTTGTATGATCTTTCCTCTTTTCGTGGAGTTCTTAGCGTCTGTTGTAATGCTATACTCTTTGAAGAGGTTGAAAAATTGCTTATCCA of Hermetia illucens chromosome 4, iHerIll2.2.curated.20191125, whole genome shotgun sequence contains these proteins:
- the LOC119655401 gene encoding synaptic vesicle glycoprotein 2B, whose amino-acid sequence is MVESDTDPKNSENCNVKDDRQQNGIKAKDIDRKNSQILQPSSLVPNEKDIKYDLEKASNCTRADFEGAIELTGYGRFHYLLLLICGLVSTSEEMDVISMSFILPSAQCDLELNTQTKGWLNSIIFIGMMSGAYLWGSIADAIGRKKVLIVISFMNGLCIVASSFSQNFATFMIFRFLNGAALGGAGPVIWSYFAEFQPKAKRGSMLSFMAAFWTFGNLFVAGLAWLIIPTGIGFVTPYFVYNSWRIFLLVCAAPSFLVAGLLFYLPESPKFLLSQGRIDEALSIFRGIFVTNTGKPREEYPVKEIIIDDKLKAELEENANSLKGKYARMMTDMKDNSKELFQFPILKFTIISITINFTFHIGYYGLMMWFPELFNRFDEFSRSHPGQQAGVCEVTEFVVSQGVGIDGDMCSSTIPSSVFLESLISLASALPANLIAVLFMDILGRKFFLIFATSSAGFCAAGMYFVYNKYHNLIVSAVFSGVISCGNAALDCLITEVFPTHLRATGVAISMVAARLGGIIGNVVIATLLDTMCPAPTFIVAALLIGGGLMCLMLPNTTRTALQ